Proteins encoded by one window of Pyrinomonadaceae bacterium:
- a CDS encoding copper-binding protein yields the protein MANLKLLDHFGTVGGLLGVLLPGLVLVATLSASCTRQPQTGAAANQTPQAAASPIPWATIQPPTQAPTGTSNAQAKRLPIRTFHGTGVIRLINLKEAWFEIDHEEIAGYMAAMRMQWRVKRGSMLKSVSVGDKVDFKLQDDNGSEVIIELKRAERMR from the coding sequence ATGGCGAACCTGAAACTTCTCGATCACTTTGGCACCGTCGGCGGTCTCCTGGGCGTCCTTCTGCCGGGACTCGTCTTGGTGGCTACCCTTTCTGCGTCGTGCACGCGACAACCGCAGACGGGTGCAGCCGCGAACCAGACCCCGCAGGCCGCCGCATCACCCATTCCGTGGGCGACGATACAGCCGCCCACACAGGCGCCGACCGGCACGTCAAACGCGCAGGCGAAGCGTTTGCCAATCAGAACCTTCCACGGCACCGGAGTCATCCGCCTCATCAATCTCAAAGAGGCTTGGTTCGAGATTGACCATGAGGAGATCGCGGGCTACATGGCGGCGATGCGTATGCAGTGGCGGGTCAAGCGCGGCTCGATGCTGAAGTCTGTGAGCGTCGGTGACAAGGTTGACTTCAAGCTCCAGGACGACAACGGCAGCGAAGTGATCATCGAACTGAAGAGGGCTGAGAGAATGCGATGA
- a CDS encoding DUF6150 family protein, with amino-acid sequence MRRKLWILGATLSLLAATPAGAIKVYKTTSQGLADVKVYVTKSEGLADCIIYVESSRGLADGNAKWYFENSAGLADVKVYFTESEGLADKKIYFTNSRGLAKCDVDWKSYKK; translated from the coding sequence ATGCGAAGGAAGTTGTGGATTCTGGGCGCAACGTTGAGCCTGCTGGCAGCAACTCCCGCGGGCGCGATCAAAGTGTACAAGACAACCAGCCAAGGGCTGGCGGACGTTAAGGTCTACGTGACCAAAAGTGAAGGACTGGCCGATTGCATCATCTACGTGGAAAGCAGCAGGGGCCTGGCCGACGGTAACGCGAAGTGGTACTTCGAGAATAGTGCGGGGTTGGCTGACGTGAAAGTGTATTTCACAGAGAGCGAGGGACTGGCCGACAAGAAAATCTACTTCACAAACAGTCGCGGACTGGCCAAATGTGACGTGGATTGGAAGAGCTACAAGAAATAA
- a CDS encoding DUF2231 domain-containing protein translates to MASPASIGGHPVHPMIIPFPIALWVFSLVADVIYLWRGNLVWKDYIAFYTLLAGIIGGAAAAVPGLIDWLSLTDKTVVKLANWHARLNVIALLVFAGSFYLRTSSGSSMVSGSHTIPFALSVLGVILISISGWLGGEMVFKHGVAVEAPSADRTAGE, encoded by the coding sequence ATGGCAAGTCCTGCAAGCATTGGTGGACATCCTGTTCATCCGATGATCATTCCATTTCCAATCGCTCTCTGGGTCTTCTCATTGGTTGCGGACGTGATCTATCTATGGCGCGGCAATCTGGTGTGGAAAGACTACATCGCCTTCTACACTTTGTTGGCCGGCATCATTGGAGGCGCCGCGGCAGCAGTACCAGGACTTATTGACTGGCTGTCGCTCACAGATAAGACAGTGGTGAAGCTCGCCAACTGGCACGCGCGGCTGAATGTAATTGCGCTGCTTGTCTTCGCGGGCAGCTTCTATCTGCGCACGTCGAGCGGCTCAAGCATGGTCAGCGGCAGCCATACAATTCCGTTCGCGCTCTCAGTTCTGGGCGTAATCCTGATCAGCATCTCCGGATGGCTGGGCGGTGAGATGGTTTTCAAACACGGCGTCGCTGTTGAGGCACCGTCTGCGGATCGAACAGCCGGCGAGTAA
- a CDS encoding aspartyl protease family protein, producing the protein MNKRAINFWLLSPLSTCFVLVCFFCPPVFCNDAHFSSGKTAVAVPFELDDNLIYVRVSVNGSRPLSLILDTGAHSIIHARHARTIGLKLKMIGKAGGAGANQPDVYLVTDKVSFSLPGVALSPPLLLAMSLDAAESCVNEFNIDEEGRDIASDKSKQSGAKRDVDGILGKQFFDQFVVEIDYARRLLNVYDRSSYKYAGSGKDIPLEIGEQHIFARAQIKARGRALLTGRFLLDTGSVQAVSLMKPFMNEHRLLPSTEGMTSFPACGLGGHEKERSWIGTLEALQLGEFKIDAPVTEFRLADPNTDADGIIGGAAFRRFKVIFDYSRRRMILEPRSDLTK; encoded by the coding sequence ATGAATAAACGAGCGATCAATTTTTGGCTTCTAAGCCCGTTATCAACCTGCTTCGTCCTGGTGTGCTTTTTCTGCCCGCCGGTTTTTTGTAATGATGCTCACTTCAGTTCCGGAAAAACCGCCGTCGCCGTTCCTTTTGAGCTCGACGATAACCTTATCTATGTTCGGGTGAGCGTAAACGGCTCTCGTCCGCTCTCGCTTATCCTGGATACGGGCGCTCACTCAATCATCCATGCCAGACACGCGCGGACAATAGGGTTGAAACTCAAGATGATTGGGAAGGCGGGAGGAGCCGGCGCTAACCAGCCAGATGTTTATCTGGTGACGGACAAAGTATCTTTCAGCTTGCCAGGTGTTGCGCTTTCCCCGCCCCTGCTTTTGGCCATGTCGCTCGACGCAGCGGAGTCTTGCGTCAATGAGTTCAACATCGATGAAGAGGGTCGAGATATCGCTTCTGACAAGAGCAAGCAAAGCGGAGCTAAACGAGACGTAGATGGCATACTCGGCAAACAGTTCTTTGATCAATTTGTGGTCGAAATAGATTATGCCCGGCGACTGCTCAACGTGTATGACCGATCAAGCTACAAGTATGCAGGGAGCGGCAAAGACATCCCCCTTGAGATAGGCGAGCAACACATTTTCGCGCGCGCTCAGATCAAAGCGCGAGGGCGGGCATTGCTGACGGGGCGTTTTCTGCTCGATACGGGAAGCGTGCAGGCCGTAAGCCTAATGAAGCCGTTTATGAATGAGCATCGACTCTTACCCTCGACCGAAGGGATGACGTCATTTCCGGCATGCGGACTTGGCGGTCATGAGAAGGAGAGATCCTGGATTGGCACGTTAGAAGCGTTGCAGCTTGGTGAGTTTAAGATTGACGCTCCAGTGACAGAGTTTCGTTTGGCGGATCCCAACACTGATGCTGATGGGATTATTGGCGGGGCGGCGTTCCGCCGCTTCAAGGTGATCTTCGACTACTCGCGGCGCCGGATGATTTTAGAGCCGAGAAGTGATCTGACTAAGTGA